One genomic window of Glycine max cultivar Williams 82 chromosome 16, Glycine_max_v4.0, whole genome shotgun sequence includes the following:
- the LOC100789269 gene encoding mucin-5AC translates to MNSRNVNVNQHHHRRGHSFNGSANIHPISNTINSSHGKLGKLSFESAKLATSGIDDLLSSTEGGKHDYDWLLTPPGTPHLPSSEGESQPTLVPPRSSLGRLKSNISVSRLSVSQSENNNHSHSHSRPSRSGSVTRSPNRSSSILNTRPSSPITAARLSTPTSRTTSTSTPPRVLLPRSFPSPINTSSTDTNKTRTSQGSRPSTPSSTSKPSIPATLRPSTPTRRHSLPSPSPSVTRVGRNPATPRLQPVVPPDFPLETPPNLRTTLPADRPVSAGRSRPGAVVTLPSKPNSEMQAPVNMSRRQPSPIANRGRLSEYTAKSRGHANAADASEVVARRSAKSSTTASENNVLGRTISKKSLDMAIRHMDVRNSSGTLRSVPSATLYPQSIRTSTPKTHHTRGLSVPVSMNINGSLQSRNNNNNNNRKNGREIGERQKQYLGKLSEVVDVYESYRYDSLLLKEDLNNTNWLRSVDDKCDQGPIFDNGFEYLPEPFGLF, encoded by the exons ATGAACAGCAGGAATGTGAATGTGAATCAGCATCATCACCGCAGAGGTCACAGCTTCAATGGCTCTGCCAACATCCATCCCATCTCCAACACAATTAATTCTTCCCATG GAAAACTGGGGAAACTCTCGTTTGAATCAGCAAAACTGGCCACAAGTGGGATTGATGATCTATTGTCATCCACAGAAGGAGGAAAGCATGACTATGATTG GCTCCTTACTCCCCCGGGGACCCCTCATTTACCATCATCAGAAGGTGAATCCCAACCAACTTTGGTGCCTCCAAGAAGCAGTTTGGGTAGATTAAAGTCAAACATTAGTGTCTCAAGG CTTTCAGTCTCACAATCAGAGAACAACAATCATTCTCATTCTCACTCTAGACCATCAAGAAGTGGTTCAGTGACTCGCAGTCCAAACAGATCCTCTTCCATCCTTAACACAAGGCCATCCTCCCCCATAACTGCGGCAAGGCTTTCCACTCCAACCTCTCGcacaacatcaacatcaacaccCCCCAGAGTACTACTACCACGCTCATTTCCAAGTCCAATCAACACATCATCAACTGACACCAACAAAACTAGAACATCACAAGGCTCAAGGCCATCCACTCCAAGCTCAACTTCAAAGCCATCCATTCCTGCCACTTTGCGGCCCTCTACCCCCACTCGACGCCATTCACTGCCATCTCCATCGCCTTCAGTCACACGTGTGGGGCGTAATCCAGCTACACCGCGTCTCCAGCCAGTTGTCCCTCCTGATTTTCCCCTTGAAACACCACCAAACCTCAGAACAACATTGCCTGCTGATAGGCCTGTCTCTGCAGGCAGGTCTCGTCCTGGTGCTGTTGTTACTCTTCCTTCGAAGCCAAACTCAGAAATGCAAGCCCCAGTTAACATGTCAAGGAGACAGCCATCTCCTATTGCCAATAGGGGCAGACTGTCAGAGTACACAGCAAAAAGCCGCGGCCATGCCAATGCTGCTGATGCCTCTGAGGTAGTTGCTAGAAGATCTGCTAAGTCTTCAACTACTGCCTCAGAAAACAATGTATTGGGAAGGACCATCTCAAAGAAATCATTGGATATGGCTATTAGACACATG GATGTGAGGAACAGCTCAGGAACTCTTCGTTCAGTTCCAAGCGCCACACTCTATCCTCAGAGCATTCGAACTTCAACTCCCAAGACACACCACACTAGAGGTTTGAGTGTTCCAGTGTCAATGAACATTAACGGAAGCCTCCAAagcagaaataataataataacaataataggaAAAATGGAAGAGAGATAGGTGAAAGGCAAAAGCAATACTTGGGAAAATTGAGTGAAGTAGTGGATGTGTACGAGAGTTATCGTTATGATTCACTGTTGCTTAAAGAAGACTTAAACAACACAAACTGGCTGCGTAGTGTTGATGATAAATGTGATCAAGGACCCATCTTTGACAATGGATTTGAGTACCTGCCTGAACCTTTTGGACTCTTTTAG